The sequence below is a genomic window from Canis aureus isolate CA01 chromosome 26, VMU_Caureus_v.1.0, whole genome shotgun sequence.
GCGGGGGTGTGGGGTAGTGCTGGTGAAGGGCGGGAGGAGACGGCTTGCTCTGGCCTTCCTCCTGGGAGTCCCAAGGACTTAGCTGATGGGATGAACACGCTggttgattatatatatatatatattttttttttttttttttttaaatcacatcaaAGATCTGGGCTATTCAGTCATCCCAACCTGGGAGGTTCCAGAAGTCAAGGCAAAAGGGAAACATGGCAGGTTGCATTATTCCTTTCATGCACATTCTGACTCTGAACTTGAAGGGTCCTTCATatccatttgctttttatttatcaaatgtttGGGGCAGGCTAAGAGTCAGatgcagaaggaaaaatagaaaagcacGATTGTCCACATCTTAGTGTATGCACTGCCATTCCCTCCTTCTGAGGCTATGGCAGACATAGCTCAACAACCAGGCCAGGTTTTTGATGTAAGCCGGGGCTCTGGCTCACAATCCTTCTCAATCATGCTGCAGCCAACTACTACCAACAGATCAGAATTGGCTTTCAAGGACACAGCCTCCTGATTATCAAGAGGTTCATGGAGCTGATGCCATGAAGTCCAGACCTACCTGTAGTCATGTGGGGGAGAGGAGAACCCTGGAGGTCTTCCTGCAGTTGGTGGCACAGAGGTGCCAGTGTGCAGGGGACCTGAGCCTCCTTCACTCCCTCTTCTGCCAGTGGCCCACCTTCTCATCAGCCCTGCAGCAGAGGTGGTAGAAGGACAAGGAGTGACACTGAGCTGCAGGAGTGGTCTCAGCCCGACGCCTGACATCCGCTTCTCTTGGTACCGGAACGGAGCTCTGCTTCACCAGGGGCCCCACAGCAGCCTTCAGCTCACGGCGGCCTCCAGCACCGATGCCGGCTCTTACCACTGTCAGGCCGAGGATGGCCACACTGCCAGCGGCCCCTCCTCACCTGCCATCCTCACCGTGCTCTGTGAGCAGTcttcccaccagcccctgccAGCCGTGGGGAGGGTCAACCCACTGGAGCCCACCAGCCACCACGACCTCCCTCAGGCCCTCCTGccactgccctgccctgccctggggtctAGATCAGGAAGGCAGCCACAGGTCTGGGCGCCATGCAGCTGTCTGCCCAGGACTGAAATGTGGGGAACAAGGCTGGGGCTTTCTCTAcctccccatgtcccctccctcagcctcagccccagcccctaTAGTGCCTCTGCTTCTAGCCTCAAATGCATCATGGACACCACATCCAAGCTTTGTCTTGACTGGGCCCTAGGCACCATACTTTGATATATATGTGCTCACCCATAGACTGTGCCCTCACAGGCTCCCATAGCCACAAAGGTAGAACCTCTCAGCACAGGGTCTGTGTCCTGTCAAGAGTGTCTCTCCATATTAGCCTAAGGGGCCAACACTCAGTGTGTCAGAAGCATACGACATTATGCATGTTATGCTAGCCCACATGACGCCCTTGTCCAAAATAGAAAATGGCATTCCTTCCTCTGAAGACTCAAAATAGCACTAGAGCACACCTTAGCATGAGGGGCATGGGCTAATTCCTACTTTGGTTTGGTTGTCCTTGTGCAGCGCACAATCTACACAGCTGTGTATAGCAACTCTGAGTACATGcccttgtttactgtgctttgAGTGGACCTGGAGAACCCTGGTGGAGGCCATGGAATGAATACGTATGATCTTTCTCCCTACAGATGCCCCACGCCAGCCCACGTTCACTGCTCAGCTGGACCCCAATGCCTCAGGAGTTGGGGCTAGACGTCAAGGGCTACTCTTGTGCCGTGTGGACAGCAACCCCCCAGCCCAGCTGCGGCTACTCCACAGGGACCACGTTGTGGCCTCTTCCCTGCCATTGGGCTGTGGGGGCTGTTCCCAGCGGCTAAAGGTTACCAGAGCCCCCAACCTGCTGCGTCTGGAAATTGGTGAGCCGGTGCTGGAGGATGAGGGTGTGTACCTGTGTGAGGCCAGCAATGCCCTGGGCAACACCTCTGCCTCTGCAAACTTCGATGCCCAGGGTGAGTCAGCACAGGGAATGGGCGGCTCAGGGTCAGGGGCTGGTACGTGGGTCCCTGCAACCCTCCCACTCCAAGGCGGGTCTATCAGGTGAAACCACCTCCATTGGGCAGTGGGAGTTGGCTTTTCTCCCCTGCCCCATGGGCACCCCAGGGGTTCTCCTTCCTGTCTTCtccaggctgggaggctgggttCTGACTCCAGGGGGGAAGCAGTCAAGGCGAGGCCTGTCTCAGGTGGCCTGTGTTGGCTGCTCTCCAGCCACCACCCTGGTCATCACGCCATCACACACGCTGCCGGAGGGCACTGGAGCCAACCTGACTTGTAGTGTGAGCCGGGAAGCCAGTGGCCCTGCCAACTTCTCCTGGTTCCGGAATGGGGCCCTGTGGACCCAGGGCCCCCTGGAGACTGTGACGCTGCTGCCTGTGGCCAGAACAGATGCTGCCGTCTACGCCTGCCGCATCCTCACAGAGGCTGAGACCCAGCTCTCCACCCCGGTGGTCCTGAGTGTGCTCTGTGGGTGATGTGCAGGATGGGGTTGGGTACTCCGAGGGTGAAGGAGTGGTCAGTGGGGAGGGAgcaaggtggggggtgggcagagcaggCTTGGACtgtgtgtggggagagggaggggcagggagtggCCTGAACCCCTTCCCGTCTGCAGATCCCCCTGACCCTCCAAAGCTGTCAGCCCTCCTGGACGTGGGCCAGGGTCACATGGTAGTGTTCATCTGCACTGTGGACAGTCGCCCTCTGGCCCAGCTGGCCCTGTTCCATGAGGAGCGCCTCCTGGCCACCAGCCTGGGGCCCCTGCTCTCCCTCCGTGGCCGCCTCCAGGTCAAAGTCTCAGCCAACTTCCTGCAGCTAGAAGTCCGAGACTTGAGCCTTGGGGACTCTGGAAGCTACCGCTGTGAGGCCACAAATGTCCTCGGATCCACCAAcacctctctcttctttcaggTCCGAGGTGAGTGTTAGTTCTCTAAAGATGTGATAGATCCAAATGCCCTGGGGGCGACTCTAGCCAGGCTTTGCATAGAAATGTGAGTCTTTTTCAGTCCTCATTAGGGGAGTTTCTAGCTAGCCAGCAGGCCTTCTGTCTTCAGCTGAATATTTTCACCTGCAATCACTGTGGCAACCACTAGGAGGCAGTGACAATCGCATAGGGTGCCTTGTTCGGTTGGAACACTTACAGAAACTTCTTTTATAGTAATATAATCCTGTTACATAACAAGAATTTTCATACACAACCGAAGACATATGTATACTATGCATACATATACTGTAATACATGTATGTGAATGtgaatatatgcacatatatgtatacacagaaatatatacacatataaaaagaatGTATCATAatctttatacatacatatatataaattctatacatagaatttatttctataaaataaaatttccttttttaaaaaggttttttatttatttatgagggagagagagagagagagagagagacaggcagaggaagaatcaggctccagggagccggatgtgggactcgatcccgggtctccaggatcacaccctgggctgcaggtggtgataaaccgctgcgccaccagggctgccccctaggtaggatttttatggaaattttattttagggcagccccagcggcttagcggtttagcatccccttcaaccactgagccacccaggtgtcccaaaccagcgttttttaaaaattatttatctattcatgagagacagagaaagagagtcagagacacaggcagagggagaagcaggctccctgcggggaacctgatgcagaactccatcccaggatcctgggatcacaacctgagctgaaggcagacattcaaccactgagccatccaggcgtctcaAACCAGCATTTGTTAAGAGCAAACTTGTGcaggcactgtgcctggcacagggttAGAGGTCACGCAAGCTGGGCCTTCTGGTAGGTGAGAGATGAATGACAGAACAAATCTGTTGCTCAAGGTGGTGGGTGCTAAAGGCCAGGAGAAACCCAGTGCAGGGGAGTTGGGAGCAGGACAGGAGGAGGCATGGAGCTGAAGTGGGGCCTTTGCTGGCGGTCTGGTAGAGGGGTTGTGGCTCCATAACATAGAATTGGGATCATGCAGTCCTGGTGTGGACCTACCCACAGTCCCAGACTGGGGGAGGGTGCTGGGCCAGAGGGCCCTTACCTGCCTTTGGTTTCTCCCTACAGAAGCCTGGGTCCAGGTGTCCCCATCACCTGAGCTCCGGGAGGGCCAGGCTGTGGTCTTGAgctgccaggtgcccccaggggtCCTGGAGGGGACTTCATACCTCTGGTATCAGGATGGCCAACCCCTCCCAGAGTCGAACTCGGCCACACTACGCTTTGCAGCCATTACTTTGAGCCAGGCTGGGGCCTACCATTGCCGagcccaggctccaggctcagccacCATGAGCCTGGCCGCTCCTGTCAGCCTCCACGTGTCCTGTAAGCTCTCATCCTTCTgtttcttgggggtggggggagggtgaaGGAAACAAGGGTACCGCTGGAGGATGGGTTGGGGGAgctctggccctgggctctgcctCCACAAGAGAGCACCTGATGAGGAACCAGGTGTCCTGGCCACTCCCTGCCTCCTGTAGATGCCCCTCGCCAGGCCACGCTTACCACCCTGATGGACACAGGCCCCAGGCGACTGGGCCTCCTCCTGTGCCGTGTGAAGAGTGACCCTCCAGCTCACCTACGACTGCTCCACGGGCACCACCTCATGGCCTCCACCCTACAAGGTGTGGGGGAGCTTGCAAGTAGCTCTCCCCGGCTGCAGGTGACTGTGGCCCGCAACACACTTCGCTTGGAGATCCATGATGTAGTGTTGGAGGATGAGGGCGTCTACACCTGCCAGGCCAACAATACCTTGGGCCAGGCCTCAGCCTCTGCCACCTTCGATGCCCAGGGTCAGTGTcagagtgtgagtgtgtgcatgggtggctcctttaagagaggagaggaggagcaacccgggtggctcagcggtttagcgcacctgccttcggcccagggcatgatcctggagacctgagatcaagtcccatgttgggctccctgcactgagcctgctctccccctgcctgtgtctctgcctctctctctctctctctctctctctgtatctctcatgaataaataaagtctttaaaagagagagagagagagtagaggcGGCTGGAGAGCATCCGGAAGCCTGAGGCACGGGCAGGTGGGCAGGCGAGCTAAGCAGGACTGTTCCATTCCCAGCTTCCTTTAAGGGCAGTAGACTCCAGACTTGGCTTTCATGAAAGagcctttttaaaaaccagatgaTTTCCTCGATGTCCAAGTGATAAAGCTAATCAGAAAGTGGCGGAGGTGGGAGGTATTCAAGGAGAAAATACCACAGGGCAGGGAGGTTCATGTTCTCCCATGTGCCCCCCACCAGGGTCAGGGCGGGCTCAGGGCACTCCGGGGCCCTCCAGAACCATGCTTGGGGCCACCTGAGAGATGGTGAGCTGTTTCCCAAGTTTGACCTCGAGCCCCCTGTGCAGGTGGGCAGCCTGTGCCTCCCAGAGGCAAAAGGCTTCCCTCCCTCATGGAGACAAGTGGCTTGCTTTACACAGCTTTACAAATCTCACTGGTGTCCCcgtgtctttccctctccccagctgtgagtgtgcatgtgtggccCAAGGCCATCGTGCAGGAGGGGCAGCTGGTGAACCTGACCTGCCTTGTGTGGACCACCAACCTGACCCAGCCCACCTACACCTGGTACCGTGATGGGCAGCAGCGCCCAGGTGCCCTCTCCATCCTTCTGCCCAATGTCACAGTCATGGATGCTGCCTCCTACCGCTGTGGTGTGGTGAGGCCTGGCCAGGCACCCCACCTCTCCAGACCTGTCACTCTGGATGTCCTCTGTGAGTTTGGTTGGATGCAGGATAGGGCAAAAAGGAATGACAGCAGCCCACAGGGATCAAGGGCATGGCCAGAGCCCCACAGATGTCCAACCCAGGAACTCAGCCCCCATCCATGTGATGAAGCTCAGGACAGGGAGCACTGAGTTGGGGGTCAGAAGGGAAAGGTTCTCTCtgggcagaggagcagagccCTCCTTTGGGCAGTTGGGGGCCCTTGGGATGGGGAGTCAGGGCCCTCCCGCTTTGAATCCTGCCAACTGGCCTCCTGACTGCGGTCTTTGAACTTTTCTTTGGGTCCCTGTAGATGCACCTCGCAGCCTGCGCCTCACCTACCTCCTAGAGAGCCGTGGTGGACGGCTGGCCCAGGTACTGTGCACTGTGGACAGCCGCCCACCTGCTCAGCTGGCCCTCAGCCATGCTGGCCGCCTCCTGGCCTCCTCGACCACGGCTTCTGTCCCCAACACCCTGCGCCTGGAGTTGTGGGAGCCTGGGCCCCGTGACGAGGGTCTCTACAGCTGCTCTGCCCACAGTCCACTGGGCCAGGCCAATACATCCCTGGATCTGCAGCTAGAGGGTGAGACAGGGCCCAGGCCACGCCTAGGAGGGGAAGGACCAGCTGTGGCATCCAGCTGGGCCTCGGTGATCCTGATCTCCCTGGTGCAGGTGTACAGGTGACCCTGGCTCCATCAGCCGCTGTGCCCGAGGGAACCCCCATCACGGTGACCTGTGAAGACCCTGTTGCCCGCCCGCCCTGTCTCTACACCTGGTACCACAACAGCCGCTGGCTGCAGGAGGGGCCAGCCGCCTCTCTCTCGTTCCCGGCAGCCACACGGGCTCACGCAGGTGCCTACTCCTGCCAGGTCCAGGATGCTCAGGGCACTCGCAGCTCCCGGCCCATAGCCCTGCAAGTCCACTGTGAGTAGGGGTCCTTGGCTGGGGGTGCTGAGGATGAGAGCTGGAGGAGGTCACCTCTGGGCCTTCATGGGGGTGGACACAGGACTGTAGTGGACCTCAGAATGGGCACCTGGGAAAAGAAGGACATAGGTGAGGAGAGGAGAGACCCTAGGGCCCTGTGAACCCTGCCTGGGGGAATCTGCCCACAAGGTGTCACTTCTAGGAAGTGACTGTCTGTCCAGAGGCTTCAGCCTCACCATTGCCAGGCAGGTAGGCTGTAGATGGCACAGGGTTGCCAAACAAGGGCCCTAACTGTGTCCTGTCATgcccccagatgcccctcagggtgtgatcctgtcgTCCTTTCGGGACTCGAGGCTCAGCCCCATGGCCGTATTACAGTGTACTGTGGACAGCGAGCCACCTGCTGAGCTGGCCCTGTCCCTCAATGGCAAAGTGTTGGCCACCAGCCATGAGGTCCACGGCTTGGCATCGGGGACAGGCTACGTCCAGGTGGCCCGCAATGCCCTGCGGCTGCAGGTGCCAGATGCATCCTCAGGTGACAAGGACACCTACGTGTGCACAGCCCACAACTTCCTGGGCTCAGTCAGCACCACGGGTCAGCTGCAGGCAGAAGGTGAGTGGGTAAAGGGGGGAGTAGGGACTCAGGCTCAGTGGGGCTCTGGCCATGCCATGTGTTTATATGAGTGGTGGAGCTCCTACAAGAATGAGTAGATGGAGCCTTGCCCCATCTGACGGAAGAGGAACAGCTCTCTGGAAGCGGTTGGCCAGCCTGAAGGGAAGAAACCCTTGTCCTTGGGGAACCCCCTACAAGGGTAGAGCTGTAGCAGTGCCAAGGGTACCCCCAGATGCAGGGGAGACAGCACCCTGCCCTCACAGAACCCATCTGGAGTGAAGGCAGACCTGCCCTGGGGAAGtgtggggtgggaagagagacACAGCCCTACCTTTAGGGAGCTCAGGGTGAGGGATGAGGTGGAGTCCCACCTTTGGGGGCATTCCATTTGAAAGCAGGACCCAACCCAGGCTTGTCCATCAGAAAGCCTGTCTTGTTAAGAGATACACAACCTTGTCTCAGAGGTCCCTAGTGCAAGAGATCGCAGTCTTATGGGAGAGACAGTCTCACCTCCGGGGGCCCCAAATCAGAACAGACCTTCCCATAATGCACAGAGACCTCTCAGATGCCCAGATCCCACCCAGGGACTTCAGCTCCGAGAGCCTGCAGATCCCTGACCGCCTCTTGGCCCCGGCCCACAGGTGTGCGTGTGGTGGCCGAGCCGGGGCTGGACATGCCTGAGGGTGCACCACTGAATCTGAGCTGCCagctccctggtggccctgcgCCCACGGGCAACTCCACCTTCACTTGGTTCTGGAATGGCCAGCCGCTAGACGTGGAGCCTGTGGCCACCCTTGCCTTCGCCCACGTGGCTCGTGCCCAAGCTGGGCTGTACCACTGCCAGGCTGAGCTCCCCAGTGGGGCCAGTGTCTCTGCTCCCGTCCTGCTCCGTGTGCTATGTGAGTATGACATCCCACACCCTGCCTCAGTCTATCCACACCTCACCTGCCCACCTCagatcctcctcctcttctctctgcaaAGAGCAAAGACTTTGCAGGTGTGGAGTACGGGCTTGGAAGGCTCTCGCTggctgactgtgtgaccttgtgcaTACCTGCCTTGCTTTCCTCATGGGTAAAATGTCAGACAGGAGTATAGAGGATGCTACACGCAGAGTGCCTGGGGCCCTACTCCGTGCCTTGTCAATGCCCCATGCTGTATCAGCCAGTGGTGGCTGCAATAGCAAGCCACTCCAAAATAgagagcttatttttttttaagattttatttatttatttatttatttatttatttatttatttgagaaagagagaatgagacatagcgagagagagcattagcaggagtgggacagagggagagggagaagcaggctcctcactgagcagggagaccaatgcaggactcgatcccaggaccctgggatcatgacctgagccgaaggcatattcttaactggctgagccaccagatgtcccTAAAATACCTTAAAACAGCAGCTGTTTTATTTGCTTACAATTCTCTGGGTCAGAAATTCAGGCTGGGCTGCACTGGGCAGGTCTTTGGCTGGCCTCACCTGATGTGGCTGCAGTTGCCCAAGGGCTGAGCTGAAGCTAGATGGTCGAGGATGGTTTCATCCTTGTGGCTGGCCGTGGGGGCTGGCTGCTGGCTAGGTCCGCATGGGTCCAGCAGGCTGGCCTGGGTTTCCCACATGACTATATTTGTAAGAGGGCAGAAGCTGTGAGGCCCCTTGAGGTCTAGCTCTGAAGCCACATAATGTCACTTCTGCTTTCTagtggtcaaagcaagtcacagatcAAGGAGTGGGGAATAGATAATACCTCTTAATGCAACAAGTGGCAAAGTCGTCTTGCATGGGTACAGGGAAGGGAGGAATTTGTGGTGGTTTTCTGTAAGCATCCTACCCCCTGTGTTCCCACAGACCCTCCCAAGACGCCCACCATGACGGTCTTTGTGGAGCCTGACAGTGGCATCCAGGGCATCCTGGACTGCCGTGTGGACAGTGAGCCCCTAGCCAGCCTGAGCCTCCACCTCGGCAGTAG
It includes:
- the SIGLEC1 gene encoding sialoadhesin isoform X2, with product MDFLLQLLQLVSFISAGLASWGVSSPQDVKGVKGSCLIIPCVFSFPADVIVTNGITAIWYYDYSGNRQVVSHSENPKLVEAQFRGRAQFLGHTEHKMCTLLLKDLRPEDSGSYNFRFEISDTNRWSDVKGTVVTVTETPETPTIASAAELHEGTEAYFNCSTPYACPEEHISLQWQGQDPSRSVTSSFQNLKPTGISHLGTLHMALSWQDHGRTLQCELSVAKQKTQGKIHLQVQYAPKGVEILLSPSGRNILPGDLVILTCQVNSSYPEVSFVQWTKDGTQLQVQGRMLKLSQATLGDAGIYTCQAGNAVGSSVSPPISLHIFMAEVQVSPAGLILENQTVTLTCKLPKEAPSELRYSWYKNHVLLEDAHSHILQLRSATRADTGFYFCEVHNAYGRERSGPVSVVVSYPPLTPDLTAFLETQEGLVGIFHCSVVSEPLATLVLSHNGLVLASTQGEGDHSSRFSVFSTPNSLNLEIRNLGPADSGEYTCSATNSLGNSSSTLGFHAKVAHLLISPAAEVVEGQGVTLSCRSGLSPTPDIRFSWYRNGALLHQGPHSSLQLTAASSTDAGSYHCQAEDGHTASGPSSPAILTVLYAPRQPTFTAQLDPNASGVGARRQGLLLCRVDSNPPAQLRLLHRDHVVASSLPLGCGGCSQRLKVTRAPNLLRLEIGEPVLEDEGVYLCEASNALGNTSASANFDAQATTLVITPSHTLPEGTGANLTCSVSREASGPANFSWFRNGALWTQGPLETVTLLPVARTDAAVYACRILTEAETQLSTPVVLSVLYPPDPPKLSALLDVGQGHMVVFICTVDSRPLAQLALFHEERLLATSLGPLLSLRGRLQVKVSANFLQLEVRDLSLGDSGSYRCEATNVLGSTNTSLFFQVREAWVQVSPSPELREGQAVVLSCQVPPGVLEGTSYLWYQDGQPLPESNSATLRFAAITLSQAGAYHCRAQAPGSATMSLAAPVSLHVSYAPRQATLTTLMDTGPRRLGLLLCRVKSDPPAHLRLLHGHHLMASTLQGVGELASSSPRLQVTVARNTLRLEIHDVVLEDEGVYTCQANNTLGQASASATFDAQAVSVHVWPKAIVQEGQLVNLTCLVWTTNLTQPTYTWYRDGQQRPGALSILLPNVTVMDAASYRCGVVRPGQAPHLSRPVTLDVLYAPRSLRLTYLLESRGGRLAQVLCTVDSRPPAQLALSHAGRLLASSTTASVPNTLRLELWEPGPRDEGLYSCSAHSPLGQANTSLDLQLEGVQVTLAPSAAVPEGTPITVTCEDPVARPPCLYTWYHNSRWLQEGPAASLSFPAATRAHAGAYSCQVQDAQGTRSSRPIALQVHYAPQGVILSSFRDSRLSPMAVLQCTVDSEPPAELALSLNGKVLATSHEVHGLASGTGYVQVARNALRLQVPDASSGDKDTYVCTAHNFLGSVSTTGQLQAEGVRVVAEPGLDMPEGAPLNLSCQLPGGPAPTGNSTFTWFWNGQPLDVEPVATLAFAHVARAQAGLYHCQAELPSGASVSAPVLLRVLYPPKTPTMTVFVEPDSGIQGILDCRVDSEPLASLSLHLGSRLVASSQPWGAPAEPHIHVTATANALRVDMEELRPSDQGEYVCSASNALGSASASTYFGTRALYRLSLFQKLVWFLGLLVGLLFLLLGLGAFYTWRRHFRKLNMGENLVEMTSQKETMRRRSPESPMTWAS
- the SIGLEC1 gene encoding sialoadhesin isoform X3 — protein: MDFLLQLLQLVSFISAGLASWGVSSPQDVKGVKGSCLIIPCVFSFPADVIVTNGITAIWYYDYSGNRQVVSHSENPKLVEAQFRGRAQFLGHTEHKMCTLLLKDLRPEDSGSYNFRFEISDTNRWSDVKGTVVTVTETPETPTIASAAELHEGTEAYFNCSTPYACPEEHISLQWQGQDPSRSVTSSFQNLKPTGISHLGTLHMALSWQDHGRTLQCELSVAKQKTQGKIHLQVQYAPKGVEILLSPSGRNILPGDLVILTCQVNSSYPEVSFVQWTKDGTQLQVQGRMLKLSQATLGDAGIYTCQAGNAVGSSVSPPISLHIFMAEVQVSPAGLILENQTVTLTCKLPKEAPSELRYSWYKNHVLLEDAHSHILQLRSATRADTGFYFCEVHNAYGRERSGPVSVVVSYPPLTPDLTAFLETQEGLVGIFHCSVVSEPLATLVLSHNGLVLASTQGEGDHSSRFSVFSTPNSLNLEIRNLGPADSGEYTCSATNSLGNSSSTLGFHAKVAHLLISPAAEVVEGQGVTLSCRSGLSPTPDIRFSWYRNGALLHQGPHSSLQLTAASSTDAGSYHCQAEDGHTASGPSSPAILTVLYAPRQPTFTAQLDPNASGVGARRQGLLLCRVDSNPPAQLRLLHRDHVVASSLPLGCGGCSQRLKVTRAPNLLRLEIGEPVLEDEGVYLCEASNALGNTSASANFDAQATTLVITPSHTLPEGTGANLTCSVSREASGPANFSWFRNGALWTQGPLETVTLLPVARTDAAVYACRILTEAETQLSTPVVLSVLYPPDPPKLSALLDVGQGHMVVFICTVDSRPLAQLALFHEERLLATSLGPLLSLRGRLQVKVSANFLQLEVRDLSLGDSGSYRCEATNVLGSTNTSLFFQVRAVSVHVWPKAIVQEGQLVNLTCLVWTTNLTQPTYTWYRDGQQRPGALSILLPNVTVMDAASYRCGVVRPGQAPHLSRPVTLDVLYAPRSLRLTYLLESRGGRLAQVLCTVDSRPPAQLALSHAGRLLASSTTASVPNTLRLELWEPGPRDEGLYSCSAHSPLGQANTSLDLQLEGVQVTLAPSAAVPEGTPITVTCEDPVARPPCLYTWYHNSRWLQEGPAASLSFPAATRAHAGAYSCQVQDAQGTRSSRPIALQVHYAPQGVILSSFRDSRLSPMAVLQCTVDSEPPAELALSLNGKVLATSHEVHGLASGTGYVQVARNALRLQVPDASSGDKDTYVCTAHNFLGSVSTTGQLQAEGVRVVAEPGLDMPEGAPLNLSCQLPGGPAPTGNSTFTWFWNGQPLDVEPVATLAFAHVARAQAGLYHCQAELPSGASVSAPVLLRVLYPPKTPTMTVFVEPDSGIQGILDCRVDSEPLASLSLHLGSRLVASSQPWGAPAEPHIHVTATANALRVDMEELRPSDQGEYVCSASNALGSASASTYFGTRALYRLSLFQKLVWFLGLLVGLLFLLLGLGAFYTWRRHFRKLNMGENLVEMTSQKETMQEEEVTRISDDLGLVNKAALSPDCLCESNSTSSDFL
- the SIGLEC1 gene encoding sialoadhesin isoform X1, which encodes MDFLLQLLQLVSFISAGLASWGVSSPQDVKGVKGSCLIIPCVFSFPADVIVTNGITAIWYYDYSGNRQVVSHSENPKLVEAQFRGRAQFLGHTEHKMCTLLLKDLRPEDSGSYNFRFEISDTNRWSDVKGTVVTVTETPETPTIASAAELHEGTEAYFNCSTPYACPEEHISLQWQGQDPSRSVTSSFQNLKPTGISHLGTLHMALSWQDHGRTLQCELSVAKQKTQGKIHLQVQYAPKGVEILLSPSGRNILPGDLVILTCQVNSSYPEVSFVQWTKDGTQLQVQGRMLKLSQATLGDAGIYTCQAGNAVGSSVSPPISLHIFMAEVQVSPAGLILENQTVTLTCKLPKEAPSELRYSWYKNHVLLEDAHSHILQLRSATRADTGFYFCEVHNAYGRERSGPVSVVVSYPPLTPDLTAFLETQEGLVGIFHCSVVSEPLATLVLSHNGLVLASTQGEGDHSSRFSVFSTPNSLNLEIRNLGPADSGEYTCSATNSLGNSSSTLGFHAKVAHLLISPAAEVVEGQGVTLSCRSGLSPTPDIRFSWYRNGALLHQGPHSSLQLTAASSTDAGSYHCQAEDGHTASGPSSPAILTVLYAPRQPTFTAQLDPNASGVGARRQGLLLCRVDSNPPAQLRLLHRDHVVASSLPLGCGGCSQRLKVTRAPNLLRLEIGEPVLEDEGVYLCEASNALGNTSASANFDAQATTLVITPSHTLPEGTGANLTCSVSREASGPANFSWFRNGALWTQGPLETVTLLPVARTDAAVYACRILTEAETQLSTPVVLSVLYPPDPPKLSALLDVGQGHMVVFICTVDSRPLAQLALFHEERLLATSLGPLLSLRGRLQVKVSANFLQLEVRDLSLGDSGSYRCEATNVLGSTNTSLFFQVREAWVQVSPSPELREGQAVVLSCQVPPGVLEGTSYLWYQDGQPLPESNSATLRFAAITLSQAGAYHCRAQAPGSATMSLAAPVSLHVSYAPRQATLTTLMDTGPRRLGLLLCRVKSDPPAHLRLLHGHHLMASTLQGVGELASSSPRLQVTVARNTLRLEIHDVVLEDEGVYTCQANNTLGQASASATFDAQAVSVHVWPKAIVQEGQLVNLTCLVWTTNLTQPTYTWYRDGQQRPGALSILLPNVTVMDAASYRCGVVRPGQAPHLSRPVTLDVLYAPRSLRLTYLLESRGGRLAQVLCTVDSRPPAQLALSHAGRLLASSTTASVPNTLRLELWEPGPRDEGLYSCSAHSPLGQANTSLDLQLEGVQVTLAPSAAVPEGTPITVTCEDPVARPPCLYTWYHNSRWLQEGPAASLSFPAATRAHAGAYSCQVQDAQGTRSSRPIALQVHYAPQGVILSSFRDSRLSPMAVLQCTVDSEPPAELALSLNGKVLATSHEVHGLASGTGYVQVARNALRLQVPDASSGDKDTYVCTAHNFLGSVSTTGQLQAEGVRVVAEPGLDMPEGAPLNLSCQLPGGPAPTGNSTFTWFWNGQPLDVEPVATLAFAHVARAQAGLYHCQAELPSGASVSAPVLLRVLYPPKTPTMTVFVEPDSGIQGILDCRVDSEPLASLSLHLGSRLVASSQPWGAPAEPHIHVTATANALRVDMEELRPSDQGEYVCSASNALGSASASTYFGTRALYRLSLFQKLVWFLGLLVGLLFLLLGLGAFYTWRRHFRKLNMGENLVEMTSQKETMQEEEVTRISDDLGLVNKAALSPDCLCESNSTSSDFL